One region of Triticum aestivum cultivar Chinese Spring chromosome 6B, IWGSC CS RefSeq v2.1, whole genome shotgun sequence genomic DNA includes:
- the LOC123138871 gene encoding uncharacterized protein, which yields MEVLLRARGKRKIPLDELVARLALVWSILDCRPRREVTDARGHLVARLRRAKSGGQRPPSISLSLPFLSSPPPPPPCSASEAASSPTSSFLPPPLPTAPLIQPPRTPQSTLRRLLLSAAVPPRTGFAVQEYLVETCGLTEAQALKASAKLSHLKSPSKPDAVLAFLAGLGLSTADIAAVVPRDPRFLCAGVERTLAPNVLGLAGLGLSRSQIARLFSLVPGEFRRRSIVSNLPYYQSLFGSYKNLLRVLNRNNSLLGCSLDKVVKPNVAFLRECGLGDCDITKLCCKNTWILSNNP from the exons atgg AAGTACTGTTACG GGCAAGAGGGAAAAGGAAAATCCCACTAGACGAACTAGTCGCTCGACTGGCTCTAGTCTGGTCGATTCTCGATTGTAGGCCACGACGAGAGGTGACTGACGCGAGGGGCCACCTTGTTGCTCGGTTGAGGCGAGCCAAATCCGGCGGTCAGCGGCCACCGtcgatctctctctcccttcctttcctctcgtcaccgccgccgccgccgccatgctccGCCTCCGAAGCCGCATCCTCGCCCACCTCCTCTTTTCTCCCGCCACCTCTCCCCACCGCTCCCCTCATCCAGCCGCCTCGCACTCCACAGTCCacactccgccgcctcctcctctccgcgGCCGTTCCCCCACGCACCGGATTCGCGGTACAAGAGTACCTCGTCGAGACCTGCGGCCTCACCGAAGCCCAGGCACTCAAGGCCTCGGCGAAGCTCTCCCACCTCAAGTCCCCCTCCAAGCCAGACGCCGTCCTCGCCTTCCTCGCAGGCCTCGGCCTCTCCACCGCCGACATCGCCGCCGTCGTCCCCAGGGACCCGCGGTTTCTCTGCGCCGGCGTTGAGAGAACCCTGGCCCCCAACGTCCTAGGGCTTGCCGGCCTCGGCCTGTCACGCTCGCAGATCGCGCGCCTCTTCTCGCTCGTCCCCGGCGAATTCCGCCGTAGATCCATCGTCTCCAACCTACCATACTACCAGTCTCTCTTCGGCTCCTACAAGAACCTCCTCCGGGTGCTCAACCGGAACAACTCTCTCCTGGGATGCAGCCTCGACAAGGTGGTCAAGCCCAATGTCGCCTTCCTGCGGGAGTGCGGGCTAGGTGATTGTGATATCACCAAGCTGTGCTGCAAGAACACGTGGATTCTTAGCAATAACCCATAG